The following DNA comes from Alienimonas californiensis.
TGAAGGAGCCGCGGAACCCCGCGCCGCCGATCAGTGAGCCGAGCGTCCAGCCGCCCGTCCCGCCGGCCGGGGAACGCTCCCCCGGCGGGAGCCGGGAGACGCCGCTCTCCCCGAGCGACCTCGTGCCGGGCCTGGAGAACGTAATGCCCAACGAGTTGGACGTGGACGCGATCCTGGAGGGTCTGGACCTGGACGCTCCGACGCCGAACGCCCCGCAGAACGGGGCGGGCGAGGCGCCGGCCGGGGAGCCGCTGTCCGCCGCGGACGCGATTCGCAACGCCCGCCGGGCGCAGCTGATGAACGGCGCCGGCTGGCGTGCCCCGCAGTCGACCGCCCCGCAGTTGACCGCCCGGGTGACGCCGGCCTCCGCCGCGGTGCCCGCGGCTCCGGCCCCGGCGCCCGCCGTGGTTTCCCCGACCTTCGTGCCGCCGGCCGAACCGGCGGCCGAGGACGAGGCGAAGCACTGGCGCCCGCTGCGGGCGAGCCGTTCCACGGCGTCGTTCCCCGTCGCCCCCGCGGCGCCGTCGCCGCGGTTCGTCACGCCGCGGACGGTCGCCCCGGCCGTCCAGGAACAGCCGGTGAGCCTCGGCGAGTGGGTCTCCGGCGACTGACGGACGACGCCGGAGAACGGCTGACGGAAAGAGCGACGAACGCCGGGCCGCACGCGGTCAGGCGTTCGTCCATTGGGCGAGGCGGGACAGCACGGCCGCGGCGGCCCCCTCGTCGAGCGCCGCGGCGGCCCGGGCGGCGGCGGCCCGAGGGTCGCTCTCCGCCCCGACGGCCAGCAGCCCCGCGGCGGCGTTCGCGACGACGATCGCCCGGGCCGGGCCGGCGTCCCCGTTCAGAACGCCGCGGATGACGGCGGCGCTGGCCTTCGGGCCGTCCGCCCGCAGATCGGCGGCGGTGCAGCCGGGCAGGCCGAGGGTCTCCGCGGTCCACGTCTCCCGCGTCACGCCCTCCGGCGTGACCACGAACACGGCCGTCTCGCCCCACAGGCTGACCTCGTCCAGTTCGTCGTTCCCGCAGACGACCAGCGACCGCCGCGTGCCCAGGGCGTGCAACGCCTCCGCCAGCAGGGCGGCGTGCTGCGTCGAGGCCGCCCCCAACAGCTGATGACCGGCCCCCGCCGGGTTCGTCAGCGGGCCGAGCAAGTTGAACAGCGTCCGCACGCCCAGCCCCTTGCGGACCGGCGCCGCGTGCCGCATCGCCCCGTGGGAGGCCGGGGCGTAGGCGAAACCGAGGCCCACCTCGCGGACGCACCGCCCGACCTGCTCCGGGCTCAGCGAGACGTTCACCCCCAACGCCTCCAGGACGTCCGCAGAACCGCTATTCGAGCTGACGGAGCGGTTCCCGTGCTTCGCCACCCGCACCCCGCAGGCCGCGGTGACCAGCGCGGCGGCGGTGGAGATATTGAATGTGTGCAGGCCGTCCCCGCCGGTGCCGCAGGTGTCCAGCAGCGGGTCGGGGGAACCGTCCGCGGCGGGGGGGACGGGAACGGGGGTCATCCTGCGCCGCATCGCCGTGGCGGCGCCGACCAGCTCGCCGGCGACTTCCCCCTTCATCCGCAGGGCGATCAGTAGCCCGGCGAGGGCATGGGGGTCGGCGGCGTCGTCCATCACCGCCTCGACCGCCTCCCGCATGCGGTCCACGGGGACGTCGCGGCCCTGCAGCGCCAGGGACAGCGCCCGCCGGACGGGGTTGGAGGGACGATTTGTGGCGGGTGCGGTCATCGTCGGCCAACGTGGTTCGGGCGCCGCCAAACCGCAAGCGGGGGACGAGCCGGCCCGGTTCCGGTAAGATGGATCTCCCCTGTCGCCGTCGCCCCGCCGCGCCCGTTCGATGCCCCGGAAGCTCATCATCGACGCCGACCCCGGCATCGGGGACGCCCTGGCCATCACGCTGGCGGTCCTCGATCCGGAAATCGAACTGCTGGCCGTCACCGCGACCGCCGGTTGCGTCGACGGCCCGACCGCGACCCGCAACGTCACGGCGCTCCTCACCCTGCTGGACCCGGACAAACGTCCGAAGGTCGGCGCCTGCGAAACGGGCGACGCCGGCGCCGGCGTCGGCTTCGGCGGGGAGGAGCTGGACTGGGCCGCGGTGAACGGGCCGGACGGCTTGGGCGCGTGGAAACTGCCGGATGTGGAACTGTACGCCCCCCGCGATTCGCCCCGCCTGCTGGTCGAACTGGTCCGCGAGCACGAGGGCGAAGTCACCCTGCTGACGCTTGGGCCGCTGACGAACGTGAAGCTCGCTGCCGAACGCTGGGGCGGGTTCTACGACGCGCTGGCCGGGCTGGTGATCGCCGCCGGGACGGTGGAGGGCGGGGGGGACGCGACCGCCGCCGCGGAGTTCAACGTCGCCGCCGACCCCCTCGCCGCCCGCAGCGTGCTGACCGGGCGGGCCGCGAAAACGCTTGTTCCGCTGGACGTCACCCGGCAGCCGGTGCTCAGCCCGCCGGCCTGGGAGGCGGTGAAGGGGACGCTCGACGGCGGGGCGGGGGAGTTGCTCGCACAAATGCTGCCCTGGGCGCTGCGGGCGAACCACCAGCACTTCGGCGTGGAGGGGATCAGCCTGCAGGAGCCCACCGCGTTGGCCGCCGCGATCCGCCCGGCGCTGTTCGAGCGGGAGGAGATGGCCGTCGACGTCGAAACCGCCGGCGACCTGACCCGCGGGATGACGGTGTTCGACCGCCGCGGCGTCCGTCGCTGGCAGACCAACGTGGAAGTCGTCCGCGAGGTCGACGCCCCCGGCGTGCAGGATTGGGTGATCGACCTGCTGACCAATCGGCGTTGAGCGTCCGCTGCGGATCTGGTTCTTGTTTCTAGAGATTTGGGATTTTCCCTGTGCGTGATTGGTTCCGCAATCTGACAACCGCCGTCGTGACGGTCGCCCAGGGGATGGGCGTCACGTTGCTGGCGGCGTTGCGCACCTACCGTCGCAAGACCTACACCGAGGCGTACGAGTATCCGGAGAAGCCCCTGCCGGTCGCCGCCCGCTACCGCGGCTTCCATCGCTTCGATCTGACGGCGTGCATCGGCTGCGATAAGTGCGCCGTCGCCTGCCCGGTGGACTGCATCTACATCGACAAGACGATGGACACGGGGCCCGACGGGAAGAAGGGCTTCCGCGTCGACGGCTTCACGATCGACTATACGAAGTGCATGTTCTGCGCCCTGTGCGTCGATCCGTGCCCGGTGGACTGCATCTTCATGGGCTCCACCCACGACTTGAGCTGCTACACCCGGGACGGGTGCAGCGTGGACTTCGCCAAGCTCCCGCTGGAGGCCGCCTGGGGCCGGGCGACCCTGAATCCCACGGTCGTCGCCGAGAGCAAGTCGCTGGACGCCCCGGTCTGGGTGAAGGGCGAACCGGGCATGCCGGCGCCCAACGGGGCGGCGGTGCTGCCGGTGATCGAGAAGCCCGCCGCGGCCTGAGCCGGCCGATTCCGCGTGGAAACGGCGGGTCGGACTTTAACGACGACGCGGCCGGCGCCGGGTGCGGTTGGCTTTCCGGCCGATGAAGGGAAAGATAGGAACGTCCCGGGTTGCGCCACGCGGGCGTCGAGACTGCGATCGCCGCATCGCCCCGGTCCCCCCCGCCGCCCGTTCCCTGCCATGACTCGCAGCGCCGATCTCTCCCCGACCGCCAGTCCGCCCGGACG
Coding sequences within:
- the trpD gene encoding anthranilate phosphoribosyltransferase: MTAPATNRPSNPVRRALSLALQGRDVPVDRMREAVEAVMDDAADPHALAGLLIALRMKGEVAGELVGAATAMRRRMTPVPVPPAADGSPDPLLDTCGTGGDGLHTFNISTAAALVTAACGVRVAKHGNRSVSSNSGSADVLEALGVNVSLSPEQVGRCVREVGLGFAYAPASHGAMRHAAPVRKGLGVRTLFNLLGPLTNPAGAGHQLLGAASTQHAALLAEALHALGTRRSLVVCGNDELDEVSLWGETAVFVVTPEGVTRETWTAETLGLPGCTAADLRADGPKASAAVIRGVLNGDAGPARAIVVANAAAGLLAVGAESDPRAAAARAAAALDEGAAAAVLSRLAQWTNA
- a CDS encoding nucleoside hydrolase, which codes for MPRKLIIDADPGIGDALAITLAVLDPEIELLAVTATAGCVDGPTATRNVTALLTLLDPDKRPKVGACETGDAGAGVGFGGEELDWAAVNGPDGLGAWKLPDVELYAPRDSPRLLVELVREHEGEVTLLTLGPLTNVKLAAERWGGFYDALAGLVIAAGTVEGGGDATAAAEFNVAADPLAARSVLTGRAAKTLVPLDVTRQPVLSPPAWEAVKGTLDGGAGELLAQMLPWALRANHQHFGVEGISLQEPTALAAAIRPALFEREEMAVDVETAGDLTRGMTVFDRRGVRRWQTNVEVVREVDAPGVQDWVIDLLTNRR
- a CDS encoding NuoI/complex I 23 kDa subunit family protein — its product is MRDWFRNLTTAVVTVAQGMGVTLLAALRTYRRKTYTEAYEYPEKPLPVAARYRGFHRFDLTACIGCDKCAVACPVDCIYIDKTMDTGPDGKKGFRVDGFTIDYTKCMFCALCVDPCPVDCIFMGSTHDLSCYTRDGCSVDFAKLPLEAAWGRATLNPTVVAESKSLDAPVWVKGEPGMPAPNGAAVLPVIEKPAAA